The proteins below come from a single Branchiostoma floridae strain S238N-H82 chromosome 5, Bfl_VNyyK, whole genome shotgun sequence genomic window:
- the LOC118416181 gene encoding E3 ubiquitin-protein ligase TRIM56-like, protein MAKELLEEITERFLVCSVCLEEYDEPKKLPCTHCFCRKCLENVLDSAKEGRRRTRLSCPSCRQEARLPGRGVRDFEDSHFLRKLQKVVSTRTAMLGDADRACCGLCQCKEATATAYCKGCEHYLCKDCSHTHRVISDAASEHELLQVSELTGQNCKATDATPPTSRSENKRQVHLFLCGPCELLVCLHCVVTSHRGHAYVEIREAIQRERRLAPRRDCYPGYALRRNGSSGESSNLDIKLEEMHSVIHLTSMRRDVV, encoded by the coding sequence ATGGCGAAGGAACTGCTAGAAGAGATCACGGAACGTTTCCTGGTGTGTAGCGTGTGTCTTGAGGAGTACGACGAGCCGAAGAAGCTTCCGTGCACACACTGCTTCTGTCGGAAGTGTCTGGAGAACGTCTTGGATTCTGCCAAGGAGGGTCGGAGGCGTACGCGTCTGTCCTGTCCTTCGTGTCGACAGGAGGCCAGGCTACCGGGGAGGGGTGTTCGGGACTTCGAGGATAGTCACTTTCTGAGGAAACTTCAGAAAGTGGTGTCGACTCGAACAGCTATGCTTGGGGACGCGGACAGGGCCTGCTGTGGACTGTGTCAATGTAAGGAGGCCACGGCCACTGCGTACTGTAAGGGCTGCGAACATTACCTCTGCAAGGACTGCTCCCACACGCACAGGGTCATATCTGACGCGGCGAGCGAACAcgagctgctgcaggtgtccgAGCTTACGGGGCAGAACTGCAAGGCTACCGACGCAACACCACCGACGTCTCGGTCTGAGAACAAACGGCAGGTACACCTGTTCCTGTGCGGGCCGTGCGAGTTACTGGTATGCCTGCATTGCGTAGTGACGTCTCACAGGGGTCACGCCTACGTGGAGATCCGCGAGGCAATTCAGCGGGAGAGAAGGCTCGCTCCCCGGCGGGACTGCTACCCTGGGTACGCGCTTAGGCGAAACGGAAGCTCCGGGGAGAGCAGCAACCTGGATATAAAGTTAGAGGAAATGCACAGTGTTATACATTTGACTTCTATGAGGAGAGATGTAGTCtaa